The DNA segment TCGACGCGCAAGAACGCGTCGTCGTCGCCCAGCGCGACGCGCATCGTCGCGCGCGATCCGCCGAGGTCGAACGGAATCTCGAGCGCACCGTCGACGACGCCGGGCGATTTTGGCTTGCCGGCACGACGCCTTCGCTGGTAGCCGTCGTCGATGTTCCACGCTTCCCAGCGCTTGGGCCGATCGCGATACAGCGCGAGCGCGTTTGCCTGCGCGACGAGATTGCGCCCGTCCTTGCACGCTAGTTCCACGATCGTGCCGGATCGCCGTACGCGCGCGTGCAGCCGGCGGTTCTCGAAGAGAAAATCGCCGTCGCGTTCCTCGGGCGCAACGATCGCGGCGGTTCGCTCGCGCGCGGCCCGCGGCAACATCGCCTGGGCCGCGGCCCCAGCCGTTTCCAGCAGCTCGCGCGCCCGCGCGTACTCCGCGTTGGCGTCGACGTACACGTCGGCAATCGACGTTCCGGGCAGCACGTCGTGGAACTGATTGCGCAACACGATCTCCCACACGTCGCGCAGGGCCGCGCGTACGCGTGCGAGCGTATCGCCGGGCGAACGAACGGCGACGCACCAGGCCGCGAGCTCTTCGACCTCGCGAAGCCGGCGTTCGAGCGACGCGTTTTGCGCCTTGATGTCGTGGTGCGTCGTAAAGACGCCGCGATGGTATTCGAGATAGAGCTCGTCGTCGTGTACGGGCAGCTCGGCGCGCCGCGCTTCGAGCCGTTCGAACCACGCGCGCGGTCGCTCCCAGCGGCCGCCTTCTTCGGCTCGATCGACCTGCGCGCGCGTCGGGCCTCCGCCGCCGTCGCCGTAACCGATGACCAGCGGTTCCCCGCGCTCGCTCGCCGTCGCGAGGCCCGACGGCACCGAGCGGCAATCCATTCCGGCCAGCGATGCGGAGACGATCTGCGCACCGTCCGGTCCGCGCCACACGAACTGCGCGTGCGGGAATCGCGTCGTGTCGTTCCAGCCGAGCTTGGTGGTCGCGAAGTAACGCACCCCGGCGTGCGCGAGCAACGTCGGCAGCGTGCGCGGGAAACCGAAGGTGTCGGGCAGCCATGCGATCGCCGGCTCGGTTCCGAAATGCTCCAGGCAGTAGCGATGCGCGAACAGCATTTGGCGCAACAACGATTCGCCCGACGGAACGTTGCAGTCGGGCTCAACCCACATTGCCGCCACGTCGGGATCGAATCGACCCTCTGCAACGCGGCGCGCGACGCGCTCGAACAAGTCGCCATCGCGCGTCCGAACGAAATCGTACAGCTGCGGCTGGCTCTGCATGAACACGAACGCGTCGTCGTCGTCCATGAGCGCCAGCGCGTTCACGAAAGTGCGCGCGGCTTTGCGTTTGGTTTGGTCGTAGCTCCACAGCCACGCGACGTCGAGGTGACTGTGCCCCCAAAGCGTGACGTCGCCTTGGCGCGCCGCCGGCAGCCGCGCGGGTTCTCCGAACGTAACATCGAGGGTACGGCGCGGCGGCGTCGCGGCGCGCCGGTTTATCCACGCCCACCACACTCCTGGCCCAGGCGGCAAGCCGTTGGTCGGCAGCGAGCGGCGCTCGACTTCCACGAGCAGTTCGCGCGGCTGCGTCGCCGGCGGCAGCGCGACGTCGTGGTGCTCGAGATCGAACGCGCCGGCCGTCCGGCCGTCGACGCGCAGCAGCGCGCCCGCGGGGGCGTCGTAATGGACGATCGTGGTTGCCTGCGAGGGCGGAAGCGTCGCGCGGAACGTGACGGTTGCCTTGCTTTGGTCGCACTCGGCGAGTCGCAGTTTCACGTGCCTGTGATGCGCGGCCGCGCGGGTCCGTTCCCGTGGTCTCGCGAAGGTTTATCGATGTTCGCGCCGGCCTTGGCCGCCGCAACGCTTTTGGCGCTCGGCACGCCGTCGTTGGATTTACGCATTTCGATCACGCGCGACCGCTTGATCGCGGAATCCCCCTTGATTCGAACCGAGGGCGTGAACCCGTACGACTTTGTTTTTCGCCTCGACTATTTGCGAGGGCAGTTGTCGTCCGTGACCGACGACGCGCGCCGGGCCGATCTCGAAGCCGAAGCGAACCTCGAGTTAAGACTCGATGCCGAGCTGATGTCCAATCTCTGCCCCGTCTTCGCTGCGATCGACGGCGTCGACGAAAGTTTTTACAACGACGATCCGCACGCGGCGCCCGATCCCGTGGCCTTTTATCTCCCCAAAAGCGATCAACACCGCAAGTACGCGCTGGTTGTCGTTCTGCACGGGCGGCAACAGACCGAAACCGATATCGTATCGCGCGCCGTGCTGCGCGAGCTCGCCGACAGCAAGCACGCAATTCTGGTCGCGCCGTGGGGTATCGGCAGTTCTTTATGGGGCAAGGAATCGGCCGGCGAAATTGCTGCGATCGTACGCGAGATGGAACGTGGGTTCTCGATCGATCCGACTCGCGTGTACTTGGCAGGCATCGGCCTCGGTGGCGACGGCGTCTTTAGAATCGCCTCTTCGCACCTTCAACCGTTCCGCGCGATTTTGAGCGTCGACGGCGGCCTAGAGCAGGACGACGCCTTCGCCGCCCTAACCGCGCTGCGCAGCAACTACGTCTATCTCATCGGACACGGCGAAACGTACGATGCGCTCGCCCGGAGCTGCGTGCTAGTCTCATACTATCCTTTCGAGGAACGCGGGGCCGGGTTTTACCAAATGAACGCGCAGCTGCGCCAGGCTTGGGAGGACATGTTCGACGGCACCGTTCGCAACTCGAGCACGCACGAATGTACGGCCCTTTGACGCGCGCCCGCGCTATGGAATCTGGTTTAAGTGCTGCTGCAAGGCGATCCAACCGTCGTCGGAGATGCTTACCGAGCCGCTAAACGGGCCGTCGAACTCCTGAATCACGATGAACAAAATCGCGATGAGCCCCGCGAGGATCGCCGTCATCACTAGTTGCGCGGGCCGGTTCTCCGAGCCGAACAAGAAGGCGAAAGCCATCATCGATAGGGCGCCGGCGAGGAGCGCGAACCACAGGACGCCGGGCACCGACGGTGCCGAGTGGATCAGCCGTTCGCGCCGCGCGTCGAAGAGGCGAACGATCTGCGCCGTAGCGGCTTGCTGCGCGTTTGACTGCGCGGCCGTCTTCGGCACGTACGTGTCCACTTGATGCGCCGCTTGCTCGAGGATGACGACGTCGGGGTTGACGTCGACGTCGCGCGACATCAGCGGCCATTCGGCTTGAATCATTTGATCGACGTATTTCGAAAGCTCGTCGCGAATGTGCGCTCGTAACGGGTTGGGATACGCACCGACCGACCGGTAGAGATCCGAGACGGCGGCGACCTCATTTTCCACGTTAGCCACGGTGGCGTCGTACTTCTCCCATACGACCACGACGATGAATCCGAGCACGACCGCGTAAATGACGCCGACCGCGGAGAACAAGAAGCCCGCCACGTCGTTATGACGCCGCAAAACGTCGGATTTGAAGCGATGCTGAAAATATGCGTGCGCGAGCACGGCGACGACGATGACGGCAAAGACGATGAAGATCTCTCCGACCGCTTCGCCCAGGTAGAAGTTCGACCGCGTCAGTGTCAGTATGCCTCCTCCGGCCGTCAGCTCTCGACCAGTTCTGCGAGCGCCCGATCGAAGATCTTGGGCGCCTTCCCTCCGAAAAGTAGTCCCTCGTTGCTGCCCGTCTGTCTACGCAACTCGATGAGTTCGTCGCGAAGGGCCGCGGCCTTCTCGAATTCGAGATTTGCGGCAAACTGGCGCATCCGGCGCTCTAGTTCGGCGGCCGTCCGGAGCGCCACGTCGCGCGGCAGTTTCTCCATCTTGGCCTTCTGCGCCGTTTCCTCGGTCGATCCGATCATGCTGAGGATGTCGCGCACCTCCTTACGCACGGAGCGCGGCTCGATACCGTGCTCGGCATTATACGCCACCTGCATCTCGCGGCGACGGCGAGTCTCGCCGATCGCGCGCGCCATCGATTCGGTCACGCCGTCGGCGTACATGATGACCTTGCCTTCGACGTTGCGCGCCGCCCGGCCGATCGTCTGGATGAGCGACGTGCCGCTGCGCAGGTAACCTTCCTTGTCCGCGTCGAGGATACCGACGAGCGACACTTCGGGCAGATCCAGGCCTTCGCGCAGCAGATTGATGCCGACCAGCACGTCGAACGTACCGATGCGAAGATCGCGCAGAATCGCTACGCGCTCGAGCGTGTCGACCTCGCTGTGCAGGTAGCGCACCTTGAATCCCATCTCGAGCAGAAAGTCGGTGAGATCCTCGGCCATCTTCTTGGTGAGCGTCGTCACGAGCACGCGTTCCTTGCGCTCGGCGCGCCCGCGGATCTCCTCCATCAAGTCGTCGATTTGATTGCGCGTCGGCCGGACCTCCACTTCGGGATCCACCAGTCCCGTCGGACGGATGATCATCTCCACCGTTTGCGCGCTGCGCCCGATCTCGTACGCACTCGGCGTTGCCGAGACGTACACCACCTGGCGAATGTGATCGTCGAACTCATCGTACGTGAGCGGGCGGTTGTCGAGCGCGCTCGGCAGCCGGAAGCCGTGCTCGACGAGCACCTGCTTGCGGGACCGGTCGCCCGCGTACATGCCGCGCACTTGGGGAAGCGTGACGTGCGACTCGTCGACGAACAACAGCCAGTCGTCCTTCGGAAAGAAGTCGATCAAACACCACGGCGTCGAGCCGGGCTCGCGGCCGGTTAGATGGCGCGAGTAGTTCTCGATGCCGTTGCAGTAGCCGACCTCGCGCAGCATGTCGAGATCGTACCGCGTGCGCATCTCCAAGCGCTGCGCTTCGAGCAGCTTGCCGTGATCCTTGAAGTACCGCAGCCGTTCGTCGAGCTCGACTTCGATCGACGCGATGGCGCGGCGCAGCTTCTCTTCGGGCGTGATGAAATGCTTGGCGGGAAAGATCAGCAGCTCGTCTTTGCTCTCGACGTACTCGCCGGTGAGCAAGTTGACGACGTTGATCGCTTCGATCTCGTCGCCGAAGAACTCGATCCGATGCACCAGCTCTTCGTCGACGCCGACGAACTCGAGCACGTCGCCGCGAACGCGGAACGTCCCGCGAACGAGATTGATGTCGTTGCGCCGATACTGCATGTCGACGAGCTTGCGCAACAACACGTCGCGGTCGATAGAATCGCCGATTTTGATGCGGATCGACATCTCCATGTAGTCCGACGGCGAGCCCAAGCCGAAGATGCACGACACCGAGGCGACGATGAGCGTATCGGGACGCGTCAGCAGCGATTGCGTGGCGGAATGGCGCAAACGTTCGATTTCGTCGTTGATGGAGCTGTCTTTTTCGATGTACGTGTCGGTCGAAGGGACGTACGCTTCGGGCTGATAGTAGTCGAAGTACGAAACGAAATACTCGACGGCGTTTTTCGGAAAGAAATCCCGGAACTCGGCGCAAAGCTGCGCGGCGAGCGTTTTGTTGTGGCACAGGACGAGCGTGGGTTTCTGCACCAGCTCGATCGTCCGCGCCATCGCCATCGTTTTACCGCTGCCGGTAACGCCGAGAAGCGTCTGGGCGCGGTCTCCCCGCAGCACGCCTTCGGCCAGCGCCTGGGTCGCTTTGGGTTGATCGCCGGCCAGCGCAAAGGGCGAAACCAGCTCGAATCGTTGGGCCATACGCACAAGGAAACCCCTTGCCGAAGGCACCCGGTTGCGGGGGCGTGAAGACCCGAGGCAGCCCGCTGCTCTCTACCGCCGGGAGAATCGCCGTGACGCATAATCCGCTGCTCTTTAGCGGAAACTCGAACCCTCAACTTGCCGAAGAGATCGCCAAGCGCCTCAAGCTGCACGTCGGCAAAGCGCTCGTGACCGAGTTTAAGAATGAAGAGACCCGCGTCGAGATCGGCGAGAACGTTCGCGGCTCGGAAGTCTTCGTGATCCAATCGATAAGCAAGATGCCCAACGGCAAGAGCGGCAACGACGCGCTCATGGAGCTGCTGCTGATGATCGACGCGCTGCGCCGCGCGTCGGCGGCGCGCATCAGCGCGGTCATTCCGTATTACGGCTACGCCAAGCAGGACAAAAAGACCAAAGGCCGCGAGCCGATTTCGGCAAAGGTCGTCGCCAACCTCATCAAGGTTACGGGAGCGAAGCGCATCGTCACGATGGATTTGCACGCGGCGCAGATCCAAGGCTTCTTCGACATCCCGGTCGACAACTTGATGGCCATTCACGTGCTTTGCGAGCATCTCAAGCATCAGGGATTGTGCGACGACCGCATCGTCGTGGTCTCCCCCGACGCCGGCGGCGTGCACCGGGCCGAGCTGTTTGCCAAGCGCCTCAACGCGTCGCTGGCGATCGTCTTCAAGCGCCGTCCGCAGCCCGACGTGGCCGAGGTTACCGACATCGTCGGCGACGTGAGCGGGCGCATCGCCGTCATCGTCGACGATATGATCTCGACCGGCGGCACGCTCGCCAAAGCCGCAGAAGCGATCAAAGCGCGCGGCGCCACCAAAGTGTACACCGTCGCGACGCACGGCATCTTCGCCGGCGACGCGGTACAAGTGCTCGAACAGTCTGAGATCGAAAAGGTCGTCATCACGAACACGATCCCGCTCGCCAATCTCGAGCAGCATCCGAAATTCGTTCAGCTGTCGATCGCGCAGGTTTTCGCCGACGCGATCAGCCGCATCACGACGAATCGTTCGGTCTCCGAGCTGTTCGCAACGACGGAAGAAAACCCTAAGCTCGACGGCTCGGTGCTGTTGCCCGAACCCGTCATCTCGTAAAGGAACCTTGTGGCTACCAAAGACTTGAAACTCTCGATCGAAACGCGTGAGAAGCTCGGCACGACCGGTGCCGCCGCGCTCCGCCGGCACGGAAAGATTCCGGCCGTCGTCTACGGGCACGGCACCGCGGCGCAGAATATCGCCATCGACGCGCGCGCGTTTAACGACATTCTGCACCATGGCGGCCGCAACTCGATCATCACGCTGACCGACGGCGGGAAGAAAGGCGAAACGGCGCTGGTGCGCGAGCTCCAGATCGATCCGGTTAGCCGGCGCATCATTCACGCCGATCTGTTGCGCGTCTCGGCCGACGAGGCCGTTACCGTGGAGCTGCCGGTCGTTACGGTCGGCGCGGCACGCGGCGTACGAGAGTCCGGCGGCGTCATGGACGTGCTCAACCACACGCTCGAGATCGAGGGCCCCGCAAATCGCATTCCCGAGCACTTGGAAGTCGACGTAACCGAGCTGGGCATCCACGAACACATCAACGCCGGCGACGTCAAGCTGCCGAACGGCTTCACGATGGTCACGCCCAGCGACACGGTTGTCGTCGCGATCGAGCCCTCGCGTACCGAACGCGAGCTCGAGGAAGCCGCGGCCGGACCGACCGAAGCGGCCGAGCCCGAAATCGTCGGCGCCGAAACGACATCGGAAGCGGGCGAATAAAACTCGTTGCCGGATTAGGCAATCCCGGCAAAGAGTATGCAGCGACGCGCCACAACGCCGGCTACATGGCAGTCGACGAGGTGGCGCGACGATTCGGCATTACGCACTGGCGCAAAAAAGACAGCGCGGAGCAAGCCGCCGACATGGCGCGCGGCGTCGTTCTCGTCAAACCGACGTCGTACATGAATCTCTCCGGCACGCCGCTGCGCTTGATTTCGTCGTGGTATAAAACGCCGCCCGAGGACGTGCTGGTCGTCGTCGACGAGATGGATCTCCCATTTGGAAAGCTGCGCATGCGGGCGTTCGGCGGCCACGGCGGCCATAACGGTCTTCGTTCGGTGATTGCGACGATCGGTGACCGGTTTCCGCGGCTGCGCATCGGCGTCGGCCGGCCAAAACACGAAAGCGGCGACAGCATCAACCACGTGCTGGGCACGTTCGACGCCGACGAGAAGCAACGGTGGCCGGCAATACTTTCGGCCGCCGCCGACGGTATCGAGCGGTGGCTATCCGGAGATCTAGACGCCGCGATGCGCTTTATCAATAGTTGGGAAGAACTCCAGAAACCGAGCACTTGACCAAAAGCACTGTGCCCGGCTGGTGGCCAGAGATGCCTTTCGCGAATCAAACGGCTGTCGCGAAAGCAGCGGTCCCGCAACGGGCAAAGCAAAAACCAAGCTCGCACGATTGTACCTCCTCCTTGCGAGCACCACTAGGATGTTGGCACGCCTCTACCCCGGGGGTACCGATGCCTTCCGATAGGGCCTAGCGCTGATGCAGATTTGCATGCCTGTGTTAGAATCGCACAGTACCTTCCTAATTTCAGGAGAATCCGCAAATGCTTGACCGCCGGCTCGTGGCTGCGGCGCTCGCCGAAACCCAGGATCTTCCCGAGTCCGATCGCGGACAGGATGTCGCATTTGCTCGGGCGGTTTCGTCTTCGCTTCGCCTGGAAGGGATTGACGTGTCGCCAGAGCAGGTACTCGAGGCAAGCAAGGCTATTCCTGATAGCCAGTGACCGTTGAGGATCCGGGCGCCTTCGGGGCCCTCACCGCTTCGCAGATTGAGCGCCTATCTGGCGCTCTTTTTCATCTTCACTCGAAATTGGTGAAAACCGTACGCACACCTGAGGATTGGTCTATTCCGTTCCTTTACGACGTTCACCGATCAATTTTTCGGGGCCTATTCCGCGACGAAGCGGGCCGTGAACGTCGCGTTGAAGTCGTGCTACGCGACCTTCCAGTACCACCGGTTACGCAGATCCAATATCGGCTCCAAACGATCGTGCAGGCAATCCGTGACCTCGTCACACGCGCCGGTACTCTTAGCGGCGCCGAGAAAATCAACGCAGTTTTTGCCGAAGCTGCTCGGATTCACGCGGA comes from the Candidatus Baltobacteraceae bacterium genome and includes:
- a CDS encoding glycoside hydrolase family 38 C-terminal domain-containing protein → MKLRLAECDQSKATVTFRATLPPSQATTIVHYDAPAGALLRVDGRTAGAFDLEHHDVALPPATQPRELLVEVERRSLPTNGLPPGPGVWWAWINRRAATPPRRTLDVTFGEPARLPAARQGDVTLWGHSHLDVAWLWSYDQTKRKAARTFVNALALMDDDDAFVFMQSQPQLYDFVRTRDGDLFERVARRVAEGRFDPDVAAMWVEPDCNVPSGESLLRQMLFAHRYCLEHFGTEPAIAWLPDTFGFPRTLPTLLAHAGVRYFATTKLGWNDTTRFPHAQFVWRGPDGAQIVSASLAGMDCRSVPSGLATASERGEPLVIGYGDGGGGPTRAQVDRAEEGGRWERPRAWFERLEARRAELPVHDDELYLEYHRGVFTTHHDIKAQNASLERRLREVEELAAWCVAVRSPGDTLARVRAALRDVWEIVLRNQFHDVLPGTSIADVYVDANAEYARARELLETAGAAAQAMLPRAARERTAAIVAPEERDGDFLFENRRLHARVRRSGTIVELACKDGRNLVAQANALALYRDRPKRWEAWNIDDGYQRRRRAGKPKSPGVVDGALEIPFDLGGSRATMRVALGDDDAFLRVDLAVDWRERRTLLRLENWFAAGAQTVRYGAPHGSIERTARADTPYERARFEVPGQRFAVARSEDEAAVAILALDTYGWSARALPAGGIRLGHSLLRSTTWPDPHADRGEHALSWAFAPLRDASVGDIERLWLQFAGGGGVRLFTSDDANVAIVACKPAEDGDGVVVRVRECNGTGAQAALRCGGRVREAVPVDALERPVDGDVAIDNESLVFTAGPYALRSFRVRF
- a CDS encoding DUF4239 domain-containing protein; the protein is MLAHAYFQHRFKSDVLRRHNDVAGFLFSAVGVIYAVVLGFIVVVVWEKYDATVANVENEVAAVSDLYRSVGAYPNPLRAHIRDELSKYVDQMIQAEWPLMSRDVDVNPDVVILEQAAHQVDTYVPKTAAQSNAQQAATAQIVRLFDARRERLIHSAPSVPGVLWFALLAGALSMMAFAFLFGSENRPAQLVMTAILAGLIAILFIVIQEFDGPFSGSVSISDDGWIALQQHLNQIP
- the uvrB gene encoding excinuclease ABC subunit UvrB produces the protein MAQRFELVSPFALAGDQPKATQALAEGVLRGDRAQTLLGVTGSGKTMAMARTIELVQKPTLVLCHNKTLAAQLCAEFRDFFPKNAVEYFVSYFDYYQPEAYVPSTDTYIEKDSSINDEIERLRHSATQSLLTRPDTLIVASVSCIFGLGSPSDYMEMSIRIKIGDSIDRDVLLRKLVDMQYRRNDINLVRGTFRVRGDVLEFVGVDEELVHRIEFFGDEIEAINVVNLLTGEYVESKDELLIFPAKHFITPEEKLRRAIASIEVELDERLRYFKDHGKLLEAQRLEMRTRYDLDMLREVGYCNGIENYSRHLTGREPGSTPWCLIDFFPKDDWLLFVDESHVTLPQVRGMYAGDRSRKQVLVEHGFRLPSALDNRPLTYDEFDDHIRQVVYVSATPSAYEIGRSAQTVEMIIRPTGLVDPEVEVRPTRNQIDDLMEEIRGRAERKERVLVTTLTKKMAEDLTDFLLEMGFKVRYLHSEVDTLERVAILRDLRIGTFDVLVGINLLREGLDLPEVSLVGILDADKEGYLRSGTSLIQTIGRAARNVEGKVIMYADGVTESMARAIGETRRRREMQVAYNAEHGIEPRSVRKEVRDILSMIGSTEETAQKAKMEKLPRDVALRTAAELERRMRQFAANLEFEKAAALRDELIELRRQTGSNEGLLFGGKAPKIFDRALAELVES
- a CDS encoding ribose-phosphate pyrophosphokinase, giving the protein MTHNPLLFSGNSNPQLAEEIAKRLKLHVGKALVTEFKNEETRVEIGENVRGSEVFVIQSISKMPNGKSGNDALMELLLMIDALRRASAARISAVIPYYGYAKQDKKTKGREPISAKVVANLIKVTGAKRIVTMDLHAAQIQGFFDIPVDNLMAIHVLCEHLKHQGLCDDRIVVVSPDAGGVHRAELFAKRLNASLAIVFKRRPQPDVAEVTDIVGDVSGRIAVIVDDMISTGGTLAKAAEAIKARGATKVYTVATHGIFAGDAVQVLEQSEIEKVVITNTIPLANLEQHPKFVQLSIAQVFADAISRITTNRSVSELFATTEENPKLDGSVLLPEPVIS
- a CDS encoding 50S ribosomal protein L25, whose product is MATKDLKLSIETREKLGTTGAAALRRHGKIPAVVYGHGTAAQNIAIDARAFNDILHHGGRNSIITLTDGGKKGETALVRELQIDPVSRRIIHADLLRVSADEAVTVELPVVTVGAARGVRESGGVMDVLNHTLEIEGPANRIPEHLEVDVTELGIHEHINAGDVKLPNGFTMVTPSDTVVVAIEPSRTERELEEAAAGPTEAAEPEIVGAETTSEAGE
- the pth gene encoding aminoacyl-tRNA hydrolase, which codes for MKLVAGLGNPGKEYAATRHNAGYMAVDEVARRFGITHWRKKDSAEQAADMARGVVLVKPTSYMNLSGTPLRLISSWYKTPPEDVLVVVDEMDLPFGKLRMRAFGGHGGHNGLRSVIATIGDRFPRLRIGVGRPKHESGDSINHVLGTFDADEKQRWPAILSAAADGIERWLSGDLDAAMRFINSWEELQKPST
- a CDS encoding Fic family protein: MTVEDPGAFGALTASQIERLSGALFHLHSKLVKTVRTPEDWSIPFLYDVHRSIFRGLFRDEAGRERRVEVVLRDLPVPPVTQIQYRLQTIVQAIRDLVTRAGTLSGAEKINAVFAEAARIHADCICVQPFVDGNKRWARVILSAFLADCGYSPGTEIPEVDHDRYMEGISKSVNEAHPEQLAALLLAGWVALRQAYREATRSGSVSY